From the Helicobacter pylori genome, one window contains:
- the hofD gene encoding outer membrane beta-barrel protein HofD encodes MEIKKYFLYALFFLLFSGLFLSKLQAYKFNMSIVGKVSSYTKFGFNNQRYQPSKDIYPTGSYTSLLGELNLSMGLYKGLRAEVGAMMAALPYDSTAYQGNNIPNGQPGSRTDPFGAGIFWQYIGWYAGHSGLNVQKPRLAMVHNAFLSYNYKKDKFSFGVKGGRYDAEEYDWFTSYTQGVEGFVKYKDTRLRVMYSDARASASSDWFWYFGRYYTSGKALMVADLKYEKDNLKINPYFYAIFQRMYAPGINITYDTNPNFNNKGFRFVGTFVGFFPIFATPANQNDIILFQQVPLGKSGQTYFFRTRFYYNKWQFGGSVYKNIGNANGDIGIYGDPLGYNIWTNSIYDAEINNIVGADVINGFLYVGSQYRGFSWKILGRWTDSPRADERSLALFLSYFSNKYNIRMDLKLEYYGNITKKGYCIGYCGMYVPVDPNGPGTQPLTHNVYSDRSHIMFNITYGFRMY; translated from the coding sequence TTGGAAATTAAGAAATATTTTCTTTACGCTCTATTTTTTTTGCTTTTTTCTGGTCTTTTTTTATCCAAACTTCAAGCTTATAAATTTAACATGAGTATTGTTGGAAAGGTGAGCAGCTATACTAAGTTTGGCTTTAACAACCAAAGATACCAGCCCTCCAAAGACATTTATCCTACAGGTAGTTACACTTCTTTACTCGGCGAATTGAATTTGAGCATGGGGTTATACAAGGGCTTGAGGGCGGAAGTGGGGGCGATGATGGCAGCACTTCCCTATGACTCTACCGCCTATCAAGGCAATAATATCCCTAATGGTCAGCCCGGCTCTAGGACCGATCCTTTTGGTGCGGGTATCTTTTGGCAATACATTGGCTGGTATGCAGGGCATAGCGGTTTAAACGTGCAAAAACCTCGTTTGGCTATGGTGCATAACGCTTTTTTGAGCTACAACTACAAGAAAGACAAATTCAGTTTTGGCGTGAAAGGGGGGCGCTATGATGCTGAAGAGTATGATTGGTTCACTTCTTACACTCAAGGGGTTGAAGGCTTTGTCAAATACAAAGACACCAGGTTAAGGGTGATGTATTCAGACGCTAGGGCTTCAGCGTCAAGCGACTGGTTTTGGTATTTCGGGCGTTACTATACAAGCGGTAAGGCTCTAATGGTGGCTGATTTAAAATACGAAAAAGACAATCTAAAAATCAACCCTTATTTTTATGCGATCTTTCAAAGAATGTATGCGCCAGGCATTAATATCACTTACGACACCAACCCTAATTTCAACAATAAGGGCTTTCGTTTTGTAGGCACTTTCGTGGGGTTTTTCCCCATTTTTGCTACTCCGGCTAATCAAAACGATATTATCCTCTTCCAACAAGTGCCGTTAGGAAAGAGCGGGCAAACTTATTTTTTCCGCACCCGTTTTTATTATAACAAGTGGCAATTTGGGGGTAGCGTCTATAAAAATATCGGTAACGCTAATGGTGATATAGGTATTTATGGGGACCCTTTGGGGTATAACATTTGGACGAATAGTATTTATGACGCAGAAATTAACAATATTGTTGGCGCTGATGTTATTAACGGGTTTTTATATGTAGGCTCACAATATAGAGGGTTTAGTTGGAAAATTTTAGGCCGTTGGACGGATAGCCCAAGGGCTGATGAAAGGAGTCTCGCGCTCTTTTTGAGTTATTTTTCTAATAAGTATAATATTAGAATGGATTTAAAACTAGAATATTATGGCAATATCACCAAAAAAGGCTATTGTATTGGGTATTGTGGCATGTATGTTCCAGTCGATCCTAATGGGCCTGGCACGCAACCTTTAACGCACAATGTGTATTCTGACCGAAGCCATATCATGTTTAACATCACTTATGGTTTTAGGATGTACTAG
- a CDS encoding catalase family peroxidase: MKKIGLSLCLVLSLGFLKAHEVSAEEIADIFYKLNAKEPKMKINHTKGFCAKGVFLPNLQAREDLEVPLLNEKEIPASVRYSLGGAMMDDKSKVRGMALKLENQNASWTMVMLNTEINFAKNPEEFAQFFEMRIPKNGKVDEARIKKLYEEVPSYRNFAAYMKTIGISSSVANTPYYSVHAFKFKDKEEKLLPARWKFVPKDGVKYLNPQELKQKDSNYLLSSFQQHLKTKPIEYQMYLVFANQNDATNDTTALWKGKHKELLVGTLKVEKYEGTGCNKDVYFPADLPKGVEAPTDPLFQIRNEVYGITFSRRQ; the protein is encoded by the coding sequence ATGAAAAAAATTGGTTTGAGCTTGTGTTTGGTTTTGAGTTTGGGTTTTTTAAAAGCCCATGAAGTGAGCGCTGAAGAGATTGCGGATATTTTCTATAAACTCAACGCCAAAGAGCCTAAAATGAAAATCAACCACACTAAGGGGTTTTGCGCTAAAGGCGTGTTCCTCCCTAATTTGCAAGCAAGAGAGGATTTAGAGGTGCCACTACTCAATGAAAAAGAAATCCCTGCGTCTGTAAGGTATTCTTTAGGGGGTGCGATGATGGACGATAAAAGCAAAGTTAGGGGAATGGCGTTAAAATTGGAAAATCAAAACGCTAGTTGGACAATGGTGATGCTCAACACAGAAATCAATTTTGCCAAAAACCCTGAAGAATTCGCCCAATTTTTTGAGATGAGGATTCCTAAAAATGGCAAGGTAGATGAAGCAAGAATCAAAAAGCTTTATGAAGAAGTCCCCTCTTATAGGAATTTTGCCGCCTATATGAAAACGATAGGGATTAGCTCAAGCGTGGCTAACACGCCTTATTATAGCGTGCATGCGTTCAAGTTTAAAGATAAGGAAGAGAAATTATTGCCTGCGAGGTGGAAATTTGTGCCTAAAGACGGCGTTAAGTATCTTAACCCCCAAGAATTAAAGCAAAAAGATTCAAATTATTTGCTCTCTTCATTCCAACAACACCTTAAAACTAAGCCCATAGAATACCAAATGTATCTGGTGTTTGCGAATCAAAATGATGCCACCAACGACACGACTGCGCTTTGGAAAGGCAAGCATAAGGAATTATTAGTGGGGACTTTGAAAGTTGAAAAATACGAAGGAACGGGTTGCAATAAAGATGTGTATTTCCCAGCTGATCTCCCTAAAGGCGTAGAAGCCCCTACTGATCCCTTGTTTCAAATCAGGAATGAAGTTTATGGGATCACTTTTAGCAGAAGGCAATAA
- the hofC gene encoding outer membrane beta-barrel protein HofC: MKLKKRKVATTLLKRFTLPLLFTTGSLGAVTYEVHGDFINFSKVGFNHSPINPVKGIYPTETFVNLTGKLEGSVHLGRGWTVNLGGVLGGQVYDSTKYDRWAKDFTPPSYWDKTSCGTDSLSLCMNATKMWQQQGPGGVIDPRGIGWEYMGEWNGLFPNYYPANAYLPGGSRRYEVYKANLTYDSSRVHMVMGRFDVTEQEQMDWIYQLFQGFYGTFKLTNKMKFLLFSSWGRGIADGQWLFPIYREKPWGIHKAGIIYRPTKNLMIHPYVYLIPMVGTLPGAKIEYDTNPEFSGRGIRNKTTFYVLYDYRWNNAEYGRYAPARYNTWDPFLDNGKWRGLQGPGGATLYLHHHIDINNYFVVGGAYLNIGNPNMNLGTWGNPVALDGIEQWVGGIYSLGFAGIDNITDADAFTEYVKGGGKHGKFSWSVYQRFTTAPRALEYGIGMYLDYQFSKHVKAGLKLVWLEFQIRAGYNPGTGFLGPNGQPLNLNNGLFESSAFAQGPQNMGGIAKSITQDRSHLMTHISYSF, from the coding sequence ATGAAATTAAAGAAACGAAAAGTTGCGACTACATTGCTAAAGCGTTTTACCTTGCCACTATTGTTCACTACGGGTTCATTAGGGGCGGTTACTTATGAAGTGCATGGGGATTTTATCAACTTCTCCAAAGTGGGTTTTAACCATTCGCCCATTAACCCTGTTAAAGGTATCTATCCCACAGAAACTTTTGTTAACCTTACGGGTAAGCTAGAGGGGTCTGTGCATTTAGGTAGGGGATGGACCGTGAATTTAGGCGGTGTTTTGGGCGGACAAGTTTATGATAGCACTAAGTATGATAGGTGGGCAAAGGATTTTACCCCCCCAAGCTATTGGGATAAGACTTCTTGCGGCACGGATTCTTTGAGTCTTTGTATGAATGCGACTAAAATGTGGCAACAGCAAGGGCCAGGCGGTGTCATTGACCCTAGAGGTATTGGTTGGGAATATATGGGTGAGTGGAACGGCTTGTTCCCTAACTACTATCCGGCTAACGCCTATTTGCCTGGTGGTTCAAGGCGCTATGAAGTTTATAAAGCGAATCTTACTTATGATAGTAGCAGAGTCCATATGGTCATGGGGCGCTTTGACGTTACCGAGCAGGAGCAAATGGATTGGATTTACCAATTGTTCCAAGGTTTTTATGGGACTTTCAAGCTTACGAACAAGATGAAATTCTTGCTCTTTAGCTCTTGGGGTCGTGGTATCGCTGATGGTCAATGGTTGTTCCCCATTTATCGTGAAAAGCCTTGGGGTATTCATAAAGCCGGTATTATTTATCGCCCTACAAAGAATTTGATGATCCACCCTTATGTGTATCTCATCCCAATGGTAGGTACATTGCCCGGTGCTAAAATAGAGTATGATACCAATCCTGAGTTTAGCGGTAGAGGTATTAGGAATAAAACGACTTTCTATGTGTTGTATGACTATCGTTGGAATAACGCTGAATACGGTCGTTACGCGCCCGCTCGTTATAACACTTGGGATCCGTTCTTGGATAATGGTAAGTGGCGTGGCTTGCAAGGTCCTGGTGGTGCGACGCTCTATTTGCACCACCACATAGACATTAACAACTACTTTGTGGTTGGTGGTGCTTACCTCAACATCGGTAACCCTAACATGAACTTAGGTACTTGGGGTAACCCTGTGGCTCTTGATGGTATCGAACAATGGGTCGGTGGCATCTATAGCTTAGGGTTTGCGGGGATTGACAACATTACCGACGCTGACGCGTTCACCGAGTATGTTAAAGGTGGAGGCAAGCACGGTAAGTTCAGTTGGAGCGTTTATCAGCGCTTCACCACCGCTCCAAGGGCATTGGAATATGGTATTGGTATGTATCTAGACTATCAGTTCAGCAAGCATGTTAAAGCGGGTCTCAAACTCGTGTGGTTAGAGTTCCAAATTCGTGCGGGTTACAACCCTGGAACCGGTTTCCTTGGGCCAAACGGTCAGCCGCTCAACTTGAATAATGGTTTGTTTGAATCTTCGGCGTTCGCGCAAGGCCCTCAAAACATGGGTGGTATCGCAAAAAGCATTACTCAAGACAGAAGCCATTTGATGACACACATCAGTTATAGTTTCTAA
- a CDS encoding VirB8/TrbF family protein — translation MSNLQELREHLKELENSFEIGSFTKENIKEYAKCFFMSLSMFLEEQEKNQQEEFLEQDTKENQEELIKSIQTSIAKNQELEKISFEKWENKIQERVLPKLKRIVTHKLQESITSSINTQLESFKKDELDLSSVFEIQRKNTQIAYRLAIGGLIGIIALSIAIFTMMPLKENTPYFIDFANSDKHFAVVQRADTKVDYGEAFLRNLVGSYITARETINHIDDKVRLNETIREQSSEEVWKTLEQLVSGKGSIYSNSNMDREIKIINISIYKQGKQQNIAVADIVAKVFDKGYLISEKRYRVSLIYHFKPLIQFDYSSMPKNPTGFIVDKYSLSEIASIKALDKTYKKVERPHSKIEYKKQNPTNPQNNPANMPNNKEEQ, via the coding sequence ATGTCTAATTTGCAAGAACTTAGAGAGCATTTAAAAGAATTAGAAAATTCCTTTGAAATAGGCTCTTTTACTAAAGAAAATATTAAAGAATACGCTAAATGCTTTTTTATGAGTTTAAGCATGTTTTTAGAAGAACAAGAAAAAAACCAACAAGAAGAGTTTTTAGAACAAGATACCAAAGAAAATCAAGAAGAGCTCATTAAAAGCATTCAAACAAGCATTGCTAAAAACCAAGAGTTAGAAAAAATCTCTTTTGAAAAATGGGAGAATAAAATTCAAGAAAGGGTTTTGCCTAAGTTAAAACGCATTGTTACGCATAAGTTGCAAGAAAGTATCACATCTAGCATAAACACGCAATTAGAGAGTTTTAAAAAAGATGAGTTAGATTTATCTAGCGTGTTTGAAATCCAAAGAAAGAACACTCAAATAGCGTATAGATTAGCTATAGGGGGGCTTATAGGTATCATTGCTTTAAGTATAGCCATTTTCACTATGATGCCCTTAAAAGAAAACACGCCTTATTTTATAGACTTTGCTAATAGCGATAAGCATTTTGCTGTGGTGCAAAGAGCGGATACCAAAGTAGATTATGGCGAGGCATTTTTAAGAAATCTAGTCGGCTCTTACATTACAGCTAGAGAAACTATCAATCATATTGATGACAAAGTCCGCTTGAATGAAACCATAAGAGAGCAAAGCTCTGAAGAAGTGTGGAAAACTTTAGAGCAGTTAGTATCAGGCAAGGGCAGTATCTATTCTAACTCTAATATGGATAGAGAAATTAAAATCATCAATATTTCTATCTATAAGCAAGGCAAACAACAAAATATCGCTGTAGCAGATATTGTAGCTAAGGTCTTTGATAAAGGCTATTTAATCTCTGAAAAACGCTACAGAGTGTCTTTAATCTATCACTTCAAACCCCTTATTCAATTTGATTATAGTTCTATGCCTAAAAACCCTACAGGCTTTATCGTAGATAAATATTCCTTGAGTGAAATCGCAAGCATTAAAGCCCTAGATAAGACTTATAAAAAAGTGGAAAGACCCCATTCTAAAATTGAATACAAAAAACAAAATCCAACTAACCCCCAAAACAACCCAGCTAATATGCCTAATAATAAGGAAGAACAATGA
- a CDS encoding DNA type IV secretion system protein ComB10 — protein sequence MKQSLLKKIGLGVGGFVVLMALGLLANKGSNNNNKEEIFQVSESKFPLSDYFFEEVKEEPKKAKETPEVTTQEPTTQTSPNPSVSANPNIKDYSHLNNNLNQQNNTITHLQQVLQSPSKIKPKPKHTKEQLEFLNTRLKPLEPTKPATKPEMEYGVDSFTNLKYKDIGTNEHKLLRTITADRMIPAFLITPISSQIAGKVTAQVESDIFASMGRAVLIPKGSKVIGYYNNNNQIGQYRLNIAWTRIITPQGINIMLTNARGADVKGYNGLVGKYISRNFQRYGIPLLTNTLSNGLLIGITSALANRQNRKGDGNPFFGDYLLMQLTRNTGMGINQVINQMLRQYGAQNPIIIIREGSRVFISPNLDIFIPKPKDGEVLAEFFKEKKPLIKTKEEINNEEEI from the coding sequence ATGAAACAATCCTTGCTTAAAAAGATAGGCTTAGGTGTTGGGGGCTTTGTTGTTTTAATGGCATTAGGATTGCTTGCTAATAAAGGCTCAAACAATAACAATAAAGAAGAAATCTTTCAAGTAAGTGAGAGTAAATTCCCTTTAAGTGATTATTTCTTTGAAGAAGTCAAAGAAGAGCCAAAAAAAGCCAAAGAAACACCAGAAGTAACTACCCAAGAGCCTACAACACAAACTAGCCCCAATCCTAGTGTTTCAGCTAATCCTAACATTAAAGATTATAGTCATCTTAACAACAATCTTAATCAGCAAAATAATACTATCACGCATTTACAACAAGTTTTACAAAGCCCCTCTAAAATAAAGCCTAAACCAAAGCATACTAAAGAGCAATTAGAATTTTTAAACACACGCCTTAAACCTTTAGAACCAACTAAACCAGCCACTAAGCCTGAGATGGAATACGGCGTGGATAGTTTTACTAATTTAAAATATAAAGACATCGGCACTAATGAGCATAAGCTTTTAAGAACCATAACCGCTGATAGAATGATACCAGCCTTTTTAATCACGCCTATTAGCTCTCAAATTGCTGGAAAAGTAACCGCCCAAGTAGAGAGCGATATATTTGCTTCTATGGGTAGAGCGGTGCTAATCCCTAAAGGCTCTAAAGTTATAGGCTATTACAATAATAACAATCAAATTGGACAATACCGCCTTAACATTGCTTGGACTAGAATTATCACGCCTCAAGGCATAAACATCATGCTCACTAACGCAAGGGGGGCTGATGTGAAGGGTTATAATGGCTTAGTAGGCAAATACATTAGCCGAAACTTTCAACGCTATGGTATCCCCTTACTCACTAACACGCTCTCTAATGGTCTTTTAATAGGAATTACTTCAGCCTTAGCTAATAGGCAAAATAGAAAGGGTGATGGCAACCCTTTTTTTGGGGATTACTTGCTTATGCAACTCACTAGAAATACAGGCATGGGCATCAATCAAGTTATCAATCAAATGCTAAGGCAATATGGAGCGCAAAACCCCATTATCATCATTAGAGAGGGGAGCAGAGTGTTTATTAGCCCTAATTTAGACATCTTTATCCCTAAACCAAAAGATGGGGAGGTTTTAGCGGAGTTCTTTAAAGAGAAAAAACCCCTAATCAAAACAAAAGAGGAAATTAACAATGAAGAAGAAATCTAA
- a CDS encoding TrbC/VirB2 family protein, whose amino-acid sequence MEKLRHFRKLIAFLGFSPLLLQADMTTFFNSIEQQLTSPTAKGILMVIFLGLAIFIWKNLDRWKEILMTVLAIAIGAAIFFKAPALANWFMSIF is encoded by the coding sequence ATGGAAAAATTAAGGCATTTTAGAAAGCTTATCGCCTTTTTAGGTTTTTCACCTCTTTTATTACAAGCGGATATGACTACCTTTTTTAATTCCATTGAACAACAGCTCACTAGCCCTACGGCTAAAGGCATTTTAATGGTTATTTTTTTAGGACTTGCTATTTTTATATGGAAAAACTTAGATAGATGGAAAGAAATTTTAATGACCGTGCTTGCTATTGCAATTGGTGCTGCAATCTTTTTTAAAGCCCCAGCCTTAGCTAACTGGTTTATGAGTATTTTTTAA
- a CDS encoding TrbG/VirB9 family P-type conjugative transfer protein, which translates to MIRAFRGISFTLSLLAPLLAENNIQNYNEPMDYSKGDVSLQPFNNQTNQETQPSTNYNTQPNSMQTPMPNQNPYSQPTTPIQNNQPNNTQTQTMLNNAKQFTNNALNNTKQTITNATNYVNDKLTPKPNDAPISAFSANSPYANKENSKQTQKSDEVLSDDNSDEDNSLKPMTNFNAIQANFFAKNRSIKDNTHFIHYTIGDTFNIRLRYAMTTTFIFDEPIAQVVLGDDIGFSTKMLGEDKEHLISNILLIKPLQIGVDSNLTIIGKSGKVYSFYMFSTTYTSSKNPALMVYISSKEYFKNFTTTKKEINKENKPTHSTQNKDIKTSHNVPKKITKKSPNIKEQNPLTKSKNPTTTKIALANAPISLNRFKSPSYPPSNALANSRKASENFKVISNQTKTFKEHRHSQDEMKYVDYSAKIKDDGKFIKIGDNVNHIYINKKKMEYGYVIIDKKKRKWYCLWMCKKVVKSKYKDDLPTQIFNDEQFTYFKFNRSNARSKFPVVYKVIDGYDNPVNSRVVGDYLIAEDVSNQWNLKLGKAYLCIEKIAKRAR; encoded by the coding sequence ATGATTAGGGCATTTAGGGGAATTAGTTTTACTTTATCACTCTTAGCTCCCTTATTAGCAGAAAATAACATTCAAAATTATAATGAGCCTATGGATTATTCAAAAGGCGATGTTTCCTTACAACCCTTTAATAACCAGACTAACCAAGAAACACAACCTAGCACTAACTACAACACACAGCCTAATTCTATGCAAACACCTATGCCAAATCAAAACCCTTATTCACAACCCACTACACCTATACAAAATAACCAACCAAATAACACACAAACTCAAACAATGCTAAATAACGCCAAGCAATTCACTAATAACGCTCTTAATAACACCAAGCAAACTATCACTAACGCCACTAATTATGTTAATGATAAACTCACCCCAAAACCTAATGATGCGCCTATTAGTGCATTTAGTGCTAATAGCCCTTATGCAAATAAAGAAAACTCCAAACAAACTCAAAAGAGCGATGAAGTTTTAAGCGATGATAATAGCGATGAAGATAATTCTTTAAAACCTATGACAAACTTCAATGCCATCCAAGCCAATTTTTTTGCTAAAAATCGCTCTATCAAAGATAACACCCACTTTATCCACTACACCATAGGCGATACTTTCAATATTCGCCTAAGATATGCTATGACAACCACTTTTATTTTTGATGAGCCAATCGCACAAGTGGTTCTAGGCGATGATATAGGCTTTTCTACTAAAATGCTTGGCGAAGATAAAGAGCATTTAATTTCTAATATCTTACTCATTAAGCCCTTGCAAATTGGCGTAGATAGCAATTTAACTATCATTGGAAAAAGCGGTAAGGTCTATAGCTTTTATATGTTTTCAACCACATATACCAGCTCTAAAAACCCAGCCTTAATGGTGTATATTTCTTCTAAAGAGTATTTTAAAAATTTCACTACCACTAAGAAAGAAATCAACAAAGAAAATAAACCCACTCATAGCACCCAAAACAAAGACATTAAAACAAGCCATAATGTCCCTAAAAAGATAACTAAAAAATCACCAAATATTAAAGAGCAAAACCCACTTACAAAATCTAAAAACCCTACTACCACTAAAATAGCGTTAGCAAATGCTCCCATTTCTTTAAATCGTTTCAAATCCCCTAGCTATCCACCTAGTAACGCTTTAGCTAATTCTAGAAAGGCTTCAGAAAATTTTAAAGTGATTAGCAATCAAACTAAAACTTTCAAAGAGCATAGACACAGCCAAGATGAAATGAAATATGTGGATTACTCCGCCAAAATCAAAGATGATGGCAAATTCATTAAAATTGGGGACAATGTCAATCACATCTATATCAACAAGAAAAAAATGGAATATGGCTATGTCATTATAGACAAGAAAAAACGCAAATGGTATTGCTTATGGATGTGTAAAAAGGTTGTCAAATCCAAATACAAAGATGATTTACCCACTCAAATCTTTAATGATGAGCAATTTACCTATTTTAAATTTAACCGCTCTAATGCTAGAAGTAAATTCCCTGTAGTTTATAAAGTTATAGATGGCTATGATAATCCTGTTAATAGCAGAGTAGTAGGCGATTACTTAATCGCTGAAGATGTCTCAAATCAATGGAATTTAAAGCTTGGTAAAGCCTATCTTTGTATAGAAAAGATAGCAAAGAGGGCAAGATGA
- a CDS encoding integrase, producing the protein MAKTLKPNLDKDELNTLYKANLAYAKNTHEHYFKFKKDLDYKLFNPSIMHGQGSISFVGGQGAKRLLDILYKLAFNAKSNKIALDRHYAKMFLQVVARTLRKNVNILEEQGFIEVIKGKQRYLYVYLKDYRELESYNYIGANQKNNIPSPFFLQIMRFLEKFAKEIERVKINNKECVMHIPSQELMQRVNNVVLKFTPISNPNTTYTLSYKDLTNKDIPSNLCFYQTAIVKKNLLKALKDKECVGEPINNSPKVSNYFSNYFQESV; encoded by the coding sequence ATGGCAAAGACATTAAAACCTAATTTAGATAAAGATGAGTTAAACACACTTTATAAGGCAAATCTTGCTTATGCTAAAAACACGCATGAGCATTATTTCAAATTTAAAAAAGATTTAGACTACAAACTCTTTAATCCTAGCATTATGCATGGGCAAGGTTCTATAAGCTTTGTAGGCGGACAAGGAGCTAAAAGATTATTAGACATACTCTACAAGCTCGCATTTAATGCTAAGTCTAATAAGATTGCCCTAGATAGACATTACGCCAAAATGTTTTTGCAAGTTGTAGCAAGAACTCTAAGAAAGAATGTCAATATATTAGAAGAGCAAGGTTTTATTGAAGTCATTAAAGGAAAACAAAGATACTTGTATGTGTATCTTAAAGATTACAGAGAATTAGAGAGCTATAACTACATAGGAGCTAATCAAAAGAACAATATCCCATCGCCTTTTTTCTTACAGATTATGCGTTTCTTAGAAAAGTTTGCCAAAGAAATTGAGAGAGTAAAAATTAACAACAAAGAATGTGTTATGCATATTCCTAGCCAAGAGCTTATGCAAAGAGTTAATAATGTTGTTTTAAAATTCACGCCTATTTCTAATCCTAATACCACTTACACTTTATCCTACAAGGATTTAACAAACAAAGACATTCCTTCTAATCTTTGTTTCTATCAAACAGCCATTGTGAAGAAAAATCTCTTAAAGGCTTTAAAAGACAAAGAATGTGTAGGCGAACCTATTAACAACTCACCCAAAGTTTCAAACTACTTTTCAAACTACTTTCAAGAGAGTGTTTAA
- a CDS encoding potassium channel family protein: MFEKLKFFKIKKDDENQPEVNLNSEIYEQFKVFRLPLILIQLLVLLGTLGYFALENYSLMQAFFQTTYTMTATGFGALNESQFGPISIFLTSILMFCGTGIIAFSVAILVSVVNKGTLTRLIKEKGMIYKIARLKDHYVICYHNEYTIELSKQFRSAQIPFVVVDNDPSFEEEAIKHKYPYYIIGDPHTNLAMLKTHLSSARGVVALSKILPVNVALMVSVRLFEKELKRKPYYIIASAHSDEGLEKLKKLGADMVVSPTKLMAQRVSAMAVRPDMENILERFINKKDTLLDLEEVIVPKTSWLVLRKLKEAHFREIAKAFVIGITQKDGKYIPMPDGETIIASESKLLMVGTSEGVATCKQLITSHQKPKEVDYISL, from the coding sequence TTGTTTGAAAAGTTGAAATTTTTTAAAATCAAAAAAGACGATGAAAATCAACCAGAAGTCAATTTAAATTCTGAAATCTATGAGCAATTTAAGGTCTTTAGACTCCCGCTTATTTTAATCCAATTGCTCGTGCTTTTAGGCACTCTAGGATACTTCGCCCTAGAAAATTATAGCCTTATGCAAGCTTTCTTTCAAACGACTTACACCATGACAGCTACAGGGTTTGGCGCTTTAAATGAAAGCCAGTTTGGGCCTATAAGTATTTTTTTAACTTCCATTTTAATGTTTTGTGGGACGGGAATTATTGCTTTTAGCGTGGCTATTTTAGTTAGCGTGGTCAATAAAGGCACGCTTACCAGATTGATTAAGGAGAAAGGTATGATTTATAAAATCGCGCGCCTTAAGGATCATTATGTGATTTGTTACCACAATGAATACACCATTGAATTGAGCAAGCAGTTCCGCTCCGCTCAAATCCCCTTTGTGGTCGTGGATAATGACCCTAGTTTTGAAGAAGAAGCCATTAAGCACAAATACCCCTACTATATCATAGGCGATCCGCACACCAATTTAGCCATGCTAAAAACCCACTTGAGCAGCGCTAGGGGCGTTGTGGCGTTGTCTAAGATTTTACCGGTGAATGTGGCGTTAATGGTGAGCGTGCGCTTGTTTGAAAAGGAATTAAAACGCAAACCTTACTACATCATTGCGAGCGCGCACAGCGATGAAGGCTTAGAAAAATTAAAAAAATTGGGGGCTGATATGGTGGTTTCCCCTACAAAGCTTATGGCTCAAAGGGTGAGCGCGATGGCGGTGCGTCCGGATATGGAAAATATCTTAGAGCGTTTTATCAATAAAAAAGACACGCTTTTAGACTTAGAAGAAGTGATTGTCCCTAAAACCAGCTGGCTTGTGTTAAGGAAATTAAAAGAAGCCCATTTTAGAGAGATCGCTAAAGCCTTTGTGATTGGTATCACTCAAAAAGATGGCAAATACATCCCCATGCCCGATGGGGAAACGATTATTGCAAGCGAATCCAAGCTATTGATGGTTGGCACTTCAGAAGGCGTTGCGACCTGTAAGCAACTCATTACTAGCCACCAAAAACCAAAAGAAGTGGATTACATTTCATTGTGA
- a CDS encoding GIY-YIG nuclease family protein, translating to MHISGVKTAFKIADVEYVKDSTKLNFNYLKDLKDENNQSLSQNILTQNVARVYLIVVDGEIKKIGGSQADDGIKSTLNIYKDGGVKGRPSIRSFGVWYFLYHTILTGAKIEFYMIYQPNFETQVKGLFGFYAIKDASISYKLLEQACLMDYRNNNNDALPEWNAREQGKDWPNDIKDEHANITQKAQNREKAIHRKAIDKPGRTLKD from the coding sequence ATGCATATTAGCGGAGTCAAAACTGCCTTTAAAATCGCTGATGTAGAATATGTGAAAGACAGCACAAAGTTGAATTTCAACTATCTTAAGGATTTAAAAGATGAAAACAATCAATCTTTATCTCAAAATATTTTGACTCAAAATGTGGCTAGAGTGTATTTAATTGTAGTGGATGGTGAGATTAAAAAAATTGGTGGCTCTCAAGCGGATGATGGGATTAAAAGCACGCTCAATATTTATAAAGATGGAGGAGTCAAAGGGAGGCCTAGCATTAGAAGTTTTGGCGTGTGGTATTTTCTTTACCATACGATACTCACAGGGGCTAAAATAGAATTTTACATGATTTATCAACCTAATTTTGAAACTCAAGTGAAAGGCTTGTTTGGTTTTTATGCAATCAAAGACGCAAGCATCAGCTATAAACTTTTAGAGCAAGCTTGCCTAATGGATTATAGAAACAATAATAATGACGCATTACCCGAATGGAATGCGCGAGAGCAAGGTAAAGATTGGCCAAACGATATTAAAGATGAGCATGCTAATATCACTCAAAAAGCTCAAAACAGAGAAAAGGCCATCCATAGAAAGGCGATTGACAAACCTGGCAGAACTTTAAAAGATTGA